One part of the Sphingobacterium sp. LZ7M1 genome encodes these proteins:
- a CDS encoding DUF695 domain-containing protein, giving the protein MFKSLFRKKIQVPSHDENWQVYFSRINNQVTSVIVDINVAEIAPINSLSEVFYLIIPFDYANEEGLPTIESYKLINEVEDKISDLIVRYGENMLHVSTLTMNSERLQMYYCHKVENSKAFLSQLDKDFGEKLTYQIDHRHDPNWSDYFNLAYPLPFQMEMIKNRIVLRQLTEAGDDLKESRNVHHYLDFREEKDMDEFLQFAESERFVLFLKEKRDELWKLGISRQDYVSYEQIDELCLPIWEKAKSFNGIYSGWESEVIRTKNQ; this is encoded by the coding sequence ATGTTCAAATCATTATTCAGGAAAAAGATTCAGGTACCTAGTCATGATGAAAATTGGCAGGTTTATTTTTCTAGGATCAATAACCAGGTTACCTCTGTCATCGTAGATATCAATGTAGCTGAAATTGCCCCTATAAATTCCTTATCGGAAGTTTTTTATCTGATTATCCCATTTGACTATGCCAATGAGGAAGGCTTGCCGACCATAGAAAGTTATAAGCTAATCAATGAAGTTGAAGATAAGATTTCGGATTTGATCGTACGTTATGGAGAGAATATGTTGCATGTCTCAACCTTGACCATGAATTCAGAACGATTACAGATGTATTATTGTCATAAGGTAGAAAATAGCAAAGCCTTTCTTTCACAATTAGACAAGGATTTTGGTGAAAAATTAACCTATCAAATTGACCATAGACATGATCCCAATTGGAGTGATTATTTCAATTTGGCTTATCCATTGCCATTCCAGATGGAAATGATCAAGAACAGAATTGTGCTGAGGCAGTTGACCGAAGCAGGGGATGACCTTAAAGAATCCAGGAATGTCCATCATTACCTAGATTTCAGGGAAGAAAAGGATATGGATGAGTTTCTCCAATTTGCGGAAAGCGAACGCTTTGTTCTCTTTTTGAAAGAAAAACGGGATGAATTATGGAAATTAGGGATATCCAGGCAAGACTATGTAAGCTATGAACAGATTGACGAATTATGTCTTCCGATATGGGAGAAAGCTAAATCCTTCAATGGAATCTATAGTGGCTGGGAATCAGAGGTAATCAGAACAAAAAATCAATAA
- a CDS encoding 5-oxoprolinase: MSNTTKPLHQHLVEKFHHYSTNELVVLNNDLVKSNWGANKTAFRTALISALSNRGIDLSAIISTEDGFTQIQSVPVKLSENKLIPLC, encoded by the coding sequence ATGTCGAACACAACAAAACCCTTACACCAGCACCTAGTGGAGAAATTCCACCACTATTCCACCAACGAATTAGTTGTATTGAACAATGATTTGGTAAAATCCAATTGGGGTGCAAACAAAACAGCTTTTAGGACTGCATTGATTTCCGCACTATCCAATCGCGGAATCGATCTGTCAGCCATAATCAGTACGGAAGACGGCTTTACCCAGATCCAAAGTGTCCCAGTGAAACTATCTGAAAATAAATTAATTCCTTTATGTTAA
- the rpoN gene encoding RNA polymerase factor sigma-54, whose translation MLKQTLQQKLLQKLSPQQIQFIKLLQVPTVSLDARIKEELEENPALEDGSLTNMNDPVEEYPDKDPDDDFNMEDNSYDDEFSVDEYIQEDDYKDYGGGYDHDDEDGKKEIPIAVQDSFFENLQNQLDLLALSDKDYVLGQQIIGSLDDDGYLRRPILSLIDDLAFSQNVIVEEDEVEEMLKIVQTFDPAGIGARNLQECLSIQLRKKDQNNPIIQQAQLVVENYLDEFTKKHYDKIEKQLGVNSEELKEIVNEILKLNPKPGDSGAVAGKQLQIIPDFHISNNDGVLHLTLNGRNAPELRVSRSYQEMFEHYEKAEKNDKKMREAVQFVKQKLDSAKWFIDAIKQRQQTLLKTMNAIMEYQYDYFLTGDDRMLKPMILKDIADKIEMDISTVSRVANSKYVQTEFGTFLLKSFFSEAIQTESGEEVSNKEVKKILEECIANEDKRKPLADEKLTEILKEKGYSIARRTVAKYREAMNIPVARLRKEL comes from the coding sequence ATGTTAAAGCAAACACTACAACAAAAATTATTACAGAAACTTTCACCGCAACAAATTCAATTCATAAAATTGCTTCAGGTACCTACTGTATCATTAGATGCCCGTATCAAAGAAGAACTTGAAGAGAATCCAGCCTTGGAAGATGGTAGTTTGACCAACATGAACGACCCTGTCGAAGAATACCCAGACAAAGATCCGGATGACGACTTCAACATGGAAGACAATAGCTATGATGACGAATTCAGCGTAGATGAATATATCCAGGAAGACGACTATAAAGATTACGGTGGAGGTTATGACCATGATGATGAGGATGGTAAAAAAGAAATCCCTATCGCAGTCCAAGATTCCTTCTTTGAAAATCTTCAAAATCAGCTTGACTTACTTGCCCTTTCTGATAAAGATTATGTACTAGGCCAACAAATCATCGGTTCCTTGGATGATGATGGTTATCTGCGCCGACCTATCCTTTCTCTGATCGACGACCTAGCCTTTTCCCAAAATGTCATCGTTGAAGAAGATGAGGTTGAAGAGATGCTGAAAATTGTTCAAACCTTTGACCCAGCGGGAATTGGCGCCAGAAATCTTCAGGAATGCTTGAGCATACAACTTCGTAAGAAAGATCAAAATAATCCAATAATTCAACAGGCCCAATTGGTTGTAGAGAACTACTTGGATGAATTCACCAAAAAACATTACGACAAAATCGAAAAGCAATTGGGAGTAAACTCCGAAGAGCTTAAAGAAATTGTAAACGAAATCTTAAAACTGAATCCAAAACCAGGCGATTCAGGAGCTGTTGCTGGTAAGCAATTGCAGATTATCCCAGATTTCCATATCTCCAACAACGACGGTGTCCTGCACCTGACCTTAAATGGCAGGAACGCACCAGAGCTTCGTGTGTCCCGCTCCTACCAGGAAATGTTTGAACATTACGAAAAAGCCGAAAAGAACGACAAGAAAATGCGTGAGGCCGTTCAGTTTGTTAAACAGAAACTGGACTCTGCAAAATGGTTTATCGACGCCATCAAACAAAGACAGCAGACTTTGTTGAAAACCATGAATGCCATTATGGAATATCAATATGACTATTTCCTAACTGGTGATGACAGAATGCTGAAACCTATGATCTTGAAGGATATTGCCGACAAGATCGAAATGGACATTTCAACGGTTTCCCGTGTAGCGAATTCCAAGTATGTCCAAACCGAATTTGGCACTTTCCTTTTAAAATCTTTCTTCTCTGAAGCCATTCAGACTGAGTCCGGTGAAGAGGTTTCCAACAAGGAAGTCAAGAAAATCTTGGAAGAATGCATCGCCAATGAGGATAAGAGAAAACCTCTGGCAGATGAGAAACTAACAGAGATTTTAAAAGAAAAAGGCTATTCCATTGCCCGTAGGACAGTTGCAAAATATCGCGAGGCCATGAATATCCCTGTTGCCCGCCTGAGAAAAGAATTATAG
- a CDS encoding DUF2891 domain-containing protein: protein MKKICSNIFALTVLLFYGCNNPSKNEEGVQVEDVKLSLELAQQIYAMPTHCIEVEYPNKLGQVLGSGADLKSPKSLRPVFYGCFDWHSSVHGYWSVIKLLKAFPELDKEGNMRKVLNSHITPENVQTEIAFFNDKNNLGFERTYGWAWLFKLQEELANWEDEDGQRWKVALQPLVDLLVKRYIEYLPKLVYPIRAGQHDNSAFSLSLSLDYANSVGDEAFKKSIQENSLRLFQNDKICDLAYEPSGYDFLSPCLEEAYLMSKLMEKNEYLTWLKGFMPGLFDPSFELKPAIVKDRTDGKLVHLDGLNYSRAACLSGISKIDGSLQHLKGNAIEHFNFSIVNLSAEDDYMGSHWLGTFALYAIGRF, encoded by the coding sequence ATGAAAAAAATATGTTCAAACATCTTTGCACTTACGGTTCTTTTGTTCTATGGTTGCAATAACCCATCGAAAAATGAAGAAGGAGTGCAAGTCGAAGACGTGAAATTATCCCTTGAATTAGCACAGCAAATTTATGCCATGCCGACCCATTGTATTGAGGTGGAGTATCCCAATAAGTTAGGCCAAGTCTTGGGGTCAGGAGCTGATCTTAAATCGCCCAAATCCCTTCGGCCTGTCTTTTATGGATGTTTTGACTGGCATTCCTCTGTACATGGTTATTGGTCAGTAATAAAATTGCTGAAGGCTTTTCCTGAACTAGATAAAGAAGGGAATATGAGGAAAGTGTTGAATAGCCATATTACGCCTGAGAATGTGCAAACTGAAATTGCTTTTTTCAATGACAAGAACAATTTAGGGTTTGAAAGGACTTATGGTTGGGCTTGGCTGTTCAAGTTGCAAGAAGAACTGGCAAATTGGGAAGATGAGGATGGGCAGCGCTGGAAAGTGGCTTTACAGCCATTAGTGGATCTTTTGGTCAAGCGATATATCGAATATCTCCCAAAATTGGTATACCCAATTAGGGCGGGACAACATGATAATTCGGCCTTTAGTTTATCGCTTTCTTTGGATTATGCCAATTCCGTAGGGGATGAGGCCTTTAAGAAATCCATTCAAGAAAACTCATTGCGTTTGTTCCAAAACGATAAGATTTGTGATCTGGCCTATGAACCGAGTGGATATGATTTTCTTTCCCCATGTTTAGAAGAAGCTTATTTGATGAGTAAATTGATGGAAAAGAATGAGTATTTAACGTGGTTGAAAGGATTTATGCCAGGATTGTTTGACCCTTCCTTTGAATTGAAACCCGCAATAGTTAAGGATAGGACGGACGGTAAATTGGTTCATTTGGATGGTTTGAATTATAGTCGAGCCGCATGTCTTTCCGGCATCAGTAAAATCGATGGAAGTTTGCAGCATTTAAAAGGCAATGCTATTGAACATTTTAACTTCTCCATAGTTAACTTAAGTGCTGAAGACGACTATATGGGAAGCCATTGGCTAGGAACGTTCGCACTGTACGCGATAGGGAGGTTTTAG
- a CDS encoding transglycosylase domain-containing protein produces MFRRVRNKFLRIALIVIYFIILFTCAVQINFLGLFGSSPTKKEILLPELNVSSELFTADSVLIGRYYKQDRDPVPYDSISPNIVNALIATEDVRFRKHHGVDFIGLFGGVFSTLSGSDRGASTITQQLAKNLYRTRYKDAQGLLGKIPGVGLLVTKYKEWMTAFKLESKYSKEEILTMYLNTVSFSNNAYGIKSASVRYFDKLPSEVTVNEAAVLVGMLKGTTYYNPIRNPKNALQRRNVVLNQMEKEGYLKKDEVATLSKDSLGLNLNNQEVRNSNDSYLRTAVEKWLEEWGEENEIDIYTSGLKIYTTIDSRMQKIAETVVSTKMKELQQRLDNVWGNDLPWRDKEGNVIPNFLEDHAKKLPAYASLMKKYNDEAKVFEELNKKKSMEVFTWDGMEKVDYSTMDSLKHYLTMLNTGMMVMDPYNGNIKVWVGGINHNYYKFDHVNQAKRQAGSTFKPFAYAAALESGMAPCDKFTDKPVKIEFINNKGEHEIWEPKNADWSFSHSDLSLRHAMARSLNTVTAQITEKVGWDKVVEMAHKCGIDSKLESVPSVGLGSNDVSVFEMVRGYSTFMNEGKRTEPVLVSRIEDKDGKVLAEFKTTTKEAITAENAWLMGYMLRGTIEESGGTSQALWEWDLFQDENQIGGKTGTSSDYVDGWYMGVTKDLVAGVWVGCDEQSIHFKSSATGEGSKTALPIYALFMEELYKHPELGVTFGKFPESTVEITKKYNCPGPRVRVRQDSSSTEGLNPDAEIPNIVLPDLLNQNNTEEQQEETN; encoded by the coding sequence ATGTTTAGACGAGTCCGGAACAAATTTTTGCGTATCGCACTGATTGTTATTTACTTTATTATCTTATTTACTTGCGCGGTACAAATTAACTTCCTAGGCTTGTTCGGATCATCGCCTACTAAGAAAGAAATATTGTTGCCTGAACTGAATGTTTCTTCCGAACTTTTTACCGCCGACTCTGTTTTAATCGGTCGCTATTACAAGCAAGATCGTGATCCTGTCCCTTATGATAGTATTTCTCCAAATATCGTTAATGCCCTAATTGCTACTGAAGATGTTCGTTTTAGAAAGCATCATGGGGTGGATTTTATTGGGTTGTTTGGCGGAGTGTTTTCAACTTTAAGTGGAAGTGATCGTGGAGCAAGTACTATTACCCAGCAACTTGCAAAGAATTTATATAGAACTCGCTACAAGGATGCTCAAGGACTGTTAGGGAAGATCCCGGGAGTTGGTCTGTTGGTCACAAAGTACAAGGAATGGATGACTGCCTTCAAATTGGAGAGCAAATACAGCAAAGAAGAAATCTTGACGATGTACCTGAATACCGTTTCGTTTAGCAATAATGCCTACGGTATTAAGTCGGCATCTGTAAGGTATTTTGATAAGCTGCCAAGTGAAGTTACCGTCAATGAAGCTGCTGTTTTGGTCGGTATGTTGAAGGGTACTACCTATTATAATCCAATCAGAAATCCTAAGAACGCTCTGCAACGTAGAAACGTCGTTCTAAACCAAATGGAAAAAGAAGGTTATCTGAAAAAGGATGAAGTAGCAACCCTGAGTAAAGATTCCTTGGGCTTGAACCTGAATAATCAGGAAGTTCGCAATTCCAACGATTCCTACCTTCGTACGGCAGTCGAAAAATGGTTGGAAGAATGGGGTGAAGAAAACGAAATAGATATCTATACCAGTGGTCTGAAAATATATACAACTATTGATTCCAGGATGCAGAAAATTGCTGAAACGGTTGTTTCAACCAAGATGAAGGAATTGCAACAGCGTCTGGACAATGTTTGGGGAAATGATCTGCCATGGAGAGATAAAGAAGGTAATGTGATCCCTAATTTTTTGGAAGACCATGCGAAAAAACTTCCGGCTTATGCATCATTGATGAAAAAATACAATGATGAAGCCAAGGTTTTTGAGGAGTTGAACAAGAAAAAATCCATGGAGGTCTTTACCTGGGATGGAATGGAGAAAGTGGATTATTCGACCATGGATTCGCTGAAACATTACCTGACCATGTTGAATACAGGAATGATGGTCATGGACCCATACAATGGAAATATTAAAGTTTGGGTTGGTGGTATCAATCACAACTATTACAAATTTGACCATGTAAACCAAGCGAAAAGACAGGCTGGATCTACCTTTAAGCCTTTTGCTTATGCAGCAGCCTTGGAGTCTGGTATGGCACCATGTGATAAATTCACCGATAAACCAGTAAAAATTGAATTCATTAACAATAAAGGGGAGCATGAGATCTGGGAGCCAAAAAATGCGGATTGGTCATTTTCTCACAGTGACTTGTCGCTAAGACATGCCATGGCTCGTTCATTAAATACGGTTACTGCACAGATAACAGAGAAAGTAGGTTGGGATAAGGTTGTGGAGATGGCTCATAAATGTGGTATTGATAGTAAATTGGAGTCGGTTCCGTCAGTTGGATTGGGCTCGAATGATGTTTCCGTTTTTGAAATGGTCAGGGGTTATAGCACCTTCATGAATGAAGGAAAGCGTACGGAGCCGGTATTGGTTTCAAGGATTGAAGATAAGGATGGAAAGGTATTGGCTGAATTCAAAACCACTACGAAGGAGGCAATTACTGCTGAAAATGCTTGGTTAATGGGCTATATGCTTAGGGGTACCATCGAAGAGTCGGGGGGCACATCCCAAGCTTTATGGGAATGGGATCTTTTTCAGGATGAGAATCAAATCGGTGGTAAAACAGGTACTTCTTCAGATTATGTTGACGGTTGGTACATGGGGGTAACGAAAGATTTGGTTGCTGGAGTGTGGGTAGGTTGTGATGAACAAAGCATACATTTTAAGAGTTCTGCAACTGGAGAAGGGTCTAAGACTGCATTACCGATATATGCCCTGTTTATGGAAGAGCTTTATAAACATCCTGAATTAGGGGTGACCTTTGGGAAATTTCCGGAATCAACAGTTGAAATTACCAAGAAATACAACTGTCCAGGACCTAGAGTGCGTGTTCGTCAGGATAGTAGCAGTACAGAGGGCTTGAATCCTGATGCTGAGATTCCTAATATTGTTCTACCTGATTTACTTAATCAAAATAACACGGAAGAGCAACAGGAGGAGACGAATTAA
- a CDS encoding low specificity L-threonine aldolase — protein MQSKISFKNDYSEGAHPNILNLLSQTNLDQEAGYGEDNLSLKAKSFIKKRINNPDAEIYFVSGGTQANMLVISHLLKPYESVIAADTGHIEVHETGAIENTGHKINCIPNKDGKISIQGIQAALDYHTDNHMVKPAMVYISQCTEIGSIYSKAELEEISSFCKSNGLILFVDGARLATALTSAYADLNIEDLAILADVFYIGATKNAGLLGEAIVFKNKELAHGFDYYIKQKGALMAKGRILGAQFYALFEDNLFFDLGKHANRMAAKIADAFQSRGFEFSSKPVSNQIFPILPYSAIKELHKKYEFYVWQKLDGDKAVVRIVTSWATAESVIDQFIADLPQDF, from the coding sequence ATGCAATCTAAAATAAGCTTCAAAAACGATTATAGTGAGGGTGCTCACCCCAATATATTAAACCTTCTATCCCAAACCAATCTTGATCAGGAAGCCGGTTATGGGGAAGATAATCTCAGCCTAAAGGCAAAATCTTTCATCAAAAAAAGAATCAACAATCCAGATGCTGAGATCTATTTTGTTTCTGGAGGTACCCAAGCAAACATGCTGGTCATTAGCCATCTCCTTAAACCATACGAATCCGTGATTGCTGCCGATACCGGACATATTGAGGTCCATGAAACGGGTGCCATTGAAAATACAGGACACAAAATCAATTGTATCCCCAACAAAGATGGTAAAATTTCCATTCAGGGAATACAAGCTGCCCTAGATTACCATACCGACAACCATATGGTCAAACCTGCTATGGTCTATATTTCGCAGTGCACAGAAATCGGAAGCATCTACAGCAAAGCAGAATTGGAAGAAATCTCCTCATTCTGTAAATCAAATGGATTGATATTATTTGTAGACGGTGCTAGGCTGGCTACTGCACTGACTTCAGCCTATGCTGACCTGAACATCGAAGATTTAGCAATTCTTGCAGATGTATTCTACATCGGGGCAACAAAAAATGCCGGATTATTAGGTGAAGCCATTGTATTCAAAAACAAAGAACTCGCTCATGGTTTCGATTACTATATCAAGCAAAAAGGAGCTCTAATGGCTAAAGGTCGAATCTTAGGGGCACAATTCTACGCACTGTTTGAAGATAACCTGTTTTTTGACCTAGGAAAACATGCCAACCGAATGGCCGCTAAAATAGCTGATGCATTCCAATCCAGAGGCTTTGAGTTCTCTAGCAAACCCGTTAGCAACCAAATCTTCCCTATCCTTCCATATTCCGCCATAAAAGAACTCCATAAAAAATATGAATTCTATGTTTGGCAGAAGTTAGATGGTGATAAGGCCGTGGTACGGATAGTGACCTCCTGGGCAACAGCTGAATCAGTCATAGATCAGTTTATCGCAGATCTTCCTCAGGATTTTTAG
- a CDS encoding helix-turn-helix domain-containing protein, whose translation MVNYSHDELLDKAYLTRSTVYLEYLEKKKLTTDQQKEVYTWFFYLMAGNGDLDGTLKYLNKLDSISVATKDPVNQFVAKMGIAEVYYKKSDYAKSKEAFLQAQKFIDDYPPGIERVLANAEYNYFYYLSGNFDVYNHELEKLIGELQKLKNDRLPEEEKSFHLNAIATLSVNLACGYILKEDFSNAEKNLKLVEDIYSENFKGDTTTTFVHEILVKGKYHFFKKEFDQAIPFFKEVIDINERKDFKEYAYMAKVFLGMIYYQLEDYQTSLNYLEDAIQNHMLVADYIKYEMESYRYAYLASKQLGDTEKSLMYSGLFMEQDQALNDNKRSNFINTFINNLEVGKLQKDISAKDSTNFMLRYILFGLAVLIAGLAIILVYQMKENKKNKQKISDYLEQLNKDKKNKEEVANRKKETVDQEPNASSQTKEMDEKTSRILDKLEDFEEGELFVDSKMSLAFLASYLETNTITLSKIINTYKEMNFNDYINGLRIRYIIERIKNEPKFEQYKISYLAEVSGFSSHSIFSKAFKKSTGVTPSQFLDYLKEETNK comes from the coding sequence TTGGTTAATTATTCTCATGATGAATTATTGGATAAAGCTTACCTAACCCGTTCCACGGTTTATTTAGAATATTTAGAGAAAAAGAAGTTGACTACCGATCAACAGAAAGAAGTCTACACTTGGTTTTTTTATCTTATGGCCGGGAATGGTGACTTGGATGGTACCTTAAAATATCTAAATAAGCTTGATTCCATTTCTGTTGCAACAAAAGATCCAGTGAATCAATTTGTTGCAAAAATGGGGATTGCCGAGGTGTATTATAAGAAGTCTGATTATGCAAAAAGTAAAGAAGCATTTTTGCAGGCCCAAAAATTCATAGATGATTATCCTCCTGGCATCGAACGTGTACTGGCCAATGCGGAATACAATTACTTCTACTATCTGAGTGGGAACTTTGATGTATATAACCATGAATTGGAAAAACTGATAGGGGAACTCCAAAAGTTGAAAAATGACCGTTTGCCCGAAGAGGAAAAAAGCTTTCATTTAAATGCAATCGCAACTCTTTCCGTGAACCTAGCATGTGGCTATATCCTGAAAGAAGATTTCAGTAATGCTGAAAAGAACCTGAAGTTGGTAGAAGATATCTATTCTGAAAACTTTAAGGGAGATACCACCACTACCTTTGTCCATGAGATCTTGGTAAAAGGTAAATACCATTTCTTTAAAAAGGAATTTGATCAGGCCATTCCATTTTTTAAAGAAGTGATAGATATCAATGAACGAAAGGATTTCAAGGAATATGCCTACATGGCCAAAGTCTTTCTGGGCATGATCTATTATCAATTGGAAGATTATCAAACTTCTCTTAATTACTTGGAAGATGCCATCCAAAACCACATGCTTGTCGCTGATTACATCAAATATGAAATGGAATCCTATAGATATGCCTATTTGGCGAGCAAACAGCTGGGGGATACAGAGAAATCGCTGATGTATTCAGGCCTGTTTATGGAGCAAGATCAAGCGCTAAATGATAATAAAAGGTCCAATTTCATCAATACATTTATCAATAATCTGGAGGTTGGCAAATTGCAGAAAGATATATCTGCAAAAGACAGCACCAATTTTATGTTGAGGTATATCCTTTTTGGATTAGCTGTTCTGATTGCAGGTTTGGCCATTATCTTGGTTTACCAAATGAAGGAAAACAAGAAGAACAAACAAAAGATTTCTGATTACCTGGAGCAGCTAAATAAAGATAAAAAGAATAAGGAGGAGGTTGCTAACCGAAAAAAGGAAACCGTTGATCAAGAGCCAAATGCTAGCTCCCAGACCAAGGAGATGGATGAAAAAACTAGCAGAATATTGGACAAGCTAGAGGATTTTGAGGAAGGAGAACTATTTGTTGACAGCAAAATGAGTTTGGCGTTTTTAGCGAGTTATCTAGAAACAAATACCATCACCCTTTCTAAAATAATCAATACCTATAAAGAAATGAATTTCAATGATTATATCAACGGTCTGAGGATCCGATATATAATTGAAAGAATCAAGAACGAACCAAAATTTGAGCAGTACAAGATTTCATATTTGGCAGAGGTCAGTGGATTCTCATCCCATAGTATATTCAGTAAAGCGTTTAAAAAAAGTACTGGAGTTACTCCATCCCAATTTTTGGACTATCTGAAAGAAGAAACCAATAAATAG
- a CDS encoding DUF937 domain-containing protein, with protein MNISDLISGSIGSQATEGISEKLGLDKNQTQWVVSAAIPLMMSALNYNAQKGPEQAQGIQKALDNHSGGIFDNLAGLFNQGPTEDEDKIVNHIFGRNTDTVKQSLSEKSGISMGKIGGILALLAPLVMGYLGKKKQADAGTGGGGIGDLLGSILGGGTSNAGASGGGIGDLIGSVLGGGGSSTASSSQPNIAGGLGDLVGQFFDQKNDNSAKGNILDSLAGMFGK; from the coding sequence ATGAACATTAGTGACTTAATTTCAGGAAGCATTGGTTCACAAGCTACTGAAGGAATATCAGAAAAATTAGGACTTGATAAAAACCAAACCCAATGGGTTGTTTCTGCAGCTATCCCATTGATGATGTCTGCCTTGAATTACAATGCGCAAAAGGGGCCTGAACAAGCTCAAGGCATACAAAAAGCATTGGATAACCACTCTGGGGGGATATTCGATAACCTAGCAGGATTATTTAATCAAGGACCAACAGAAGATGAAGATAAAATTGTAAATCACATCTTTGGTCGCAACACCGATACGGTAAAACAATCCCTTTCTGAAAAATCAGGAATTAGCATGGGGAAAATCGGTGGCATTTTAGCGCTATTGGCTCCTTTGGTAATGGGTTATCTAGGTAAAAAGAAACAAGCTGACGCTGGAACTGGCGGCGGAGGGATTGGAGACCTTTTAGGAAGCATCCTTGGAGGTGGCACGTCAAATGCCGGTGCTTCAGGAGGCGGAATCGGTGATTTGATCGGAAGCGTATTAGGAGGCGGTGGTTCTAGCACTGCTAGCTCATCACAACCTAATATTGCTGGTGGTTTAGGTGATTTAGTTGGACAGTTTTTCGACCAGAAAAACGACAATAGTGCTAAAGGCAACATCTTGGATAGCCTTGCTGGAATGTTTGGAAAATAA
- the idi gene encoding isopentenyl-diphosphate Delta-isomerase, with protein MTVEEFVILVDQQDNEIGQMEKQEAHLQNRKHRAFSVFLLDDQGNLILQQRADSKYHSPGLWTNSCCGHPRPNETTIEAAKRRTFEELGIHIDIKEVFQLSYEEHLENGLWENEFDHIFIGNFNEDIPNPNPDEVQALKYSSVAKIENDLKENPQDYTFWFKLIFPKIKHLLEK; from the coding sequence ATGACTGTAGAAGAATTTGTGATATTGGTAGATCAACAGGACAATGAAATTGGCCAAATGGAAAAACAAGAGGCTCACCTTCAAAACCGAAAACACCGTGCTTTCTCTGTATTCCTTTTGGACGATCAAGGTAATCTGATATTACAACAACGTGCGGATTCAAAATACCACAGCCCCGGACTATGGACCAACAGCTGCTGCGGACATCCTCGACCTAATGAGACAACAATAGAAGCTGCCAAGAGACGAACTTTTGAAGAACTGGGAATCCACATAGACATCAAAGAGGTTTTCCAGCTGAGCTATGAAGAACACCTAGAAAATGGCCTTTGGGAAAATGAATTTGACCATATCTTCATCGGTAATTTCAATGAGGATATCCCAAACCCAAATCCAGATGAAGTTCAAGCTCTAAAATATAGCAGTGTTGCTAAAATCGAAAATGACCTCAAGGAAAACCCTCAAGACTATACCTTCTGGTTTAAACTGATATTCCCTAAGATTAAACATTTATTAGAGAAATAA